In Lotus japonicus ecotype B-129 chromosome 5, LjGifu_v1.2, one genomic interval encodes:
- the LOC130720425 gene encoding beta-fructofuranosidase, insoluble isoenzyme CWINV3-like isoform X3, protein MSEKQPYRTSYHFQPQQNWMNGPMYHKGVYHFFYQYNPYAATFGEKMVWAHSVSYDLINWIHLNHALEPTEPYDINSCISGSVTILPGEVPAIFYTGIDDKKHQVQNLAFPKNLSDPFLREWEKHPQNPVLTPPAGVEVDNFRDPSTAWKGEDGKWRVVIGAHHGDEGKVILFQSEDFINWTLYPIPKPFFAIDNTGVECPDFFPVSINSTNGVDTSVQNPGVRHVLKISHQEKQLEYYFIGKYDSDHENFIPDVKFTGTSLDLCLDYGNFYASKSFFDYAKSRRILWGWVKENETSQDDIKKGWAGLQSIPRQIWLDKSGKQLVQWPIEEVEKLRGTQISIKGEKLLSGSTLEVSGITASQEKVLFELPELERAEWLDASEVDPQLLCSQEYASRSGIIGPFGLLALASEDLTEQTAVFFRIYRAPNRYVCLMCSDQSRSSLRKDLDQTTYATIFDIDPNLKTISLKSLIDHSIIENFGERGRACITSRVYPSLAIDKDAHLYVFNNGVQSVVITELNAWSMKQAELGHEENVGSS, encoded by the exons ATGTCTGAAAAACAACCATACCGAACTTCTTATCACTTTCAGCCCCAGCAAAACTGGATGAACG GGCCTATGTACCACAAAGGTGTTTACCATTTTTTCTACCAATATAATCCCTATGCAGCAACCTTCGGAGAAAAGATGGTGTGGGCTCACTCTGTATCCTATGATCTCATCAATTGGATTCACTTGAATCATGCTCTTGAACCAACTGAACCCTATGACATCAATAGTTGCATATCAGGTTCTGTCACTATTCTTCCAGGGGAAGTACCTGCCATTTTTTACACAGGGATTGATGATAAGAAGCATCAAGTACAGAACTTGGCATTTCCAAAGAATCTCTCAGACCCTTTCTTGAGGGAATGGGAGAAACACCCTCAAAACCCTGTCTTGACTCCACCTGCTGGAGTTGAAGTGGATAATTTCAGAGACCCTTCCACTGCTTGGAAGGGAGAGGATGGAAAATGGAGAGTAGTCATTGGTGCTCACCATGGTGATGAAGGCAAAGTGATTCTCTTCCAAAGTGAAGATTTTATTAATTGGACATTGTATCCAATTCCAAAACCCTTTTTTGCAATAGACAATACTGGAGTTGAATGCCCTGATTTCTTTCCTGTGTCCATAAATAGCACAAATGGGGTTGATACCTCTGTCCAAAATCCTGGTGTTAGGCATGTGTTGAAGATAAGCCATCAAGAAAAACAGCTTGAGTACTATTTTATTGGTAAATATGACTCTGATCACGAAAACTTCATTCCTGATGTTAAATTCACAGGAACTAGTCTGGACTTATGTTTAGACTATGGTAACTTTTATGCTTCCAAGTCATTTTTTGACTATGCCAAGAGCAGGAGAATATTGTGGGGATGggtgaaggaaaatgaaacctcACAGGATGATATTAAAAAAGGATGGGCTGGGCTGCAG TCTATTCCAAGGCAAATTTGGCTAGACAAAAGTGGGAAGCAATTGGTACAGTGGCCAATTGAAGAGGTGGAAAAACTACGTGGCACACAAATTAGTATAAAGGGTGAGAAACTCCTTAGTGGATCAACTCTTGAAGTCTCTGGCATCACGGCATCACAGGAAA AAGTGTTGTTTGAGCTACCTGAACTGGAAAGGGCAGAGTGGTTGGATGCTAGTGAAGTTGATCCCCAACTACTTTGTAGCCAAGAATATGCATCAAGAAGTGGCATAATAGGACCATTTGGTTTGTTAGCCTTGGCTTCAGAGGATCTCACAGAGCAAACTGCAGTGTTTTTCAGAATTTATAGAGCTCCCAACAGATATGTATGCCTGATGTGCAGTGACCAGAGCAG GTCTTCACTGCGCAAGGACCTTGATCAAACCACGTATGCAACTATCTTCGACATTGATCCCAATCTCAAAACGATTTCACTCAAAAGCTTG ATTGATCACTCCATTATTGAGAATTTCGGGGAGAGAGGAAGAGCTTGCATCACTAGTAGAGTTTATCCCTCGTTGGCTATAGACAAAGATGCACATCTTTATGTATTCAACAATGGAGTACAGAGTGTCGTGATCACTGAACTCAATGCTTGGAGCATGAAGCAAGCTGAGCTTGGCCATGAGGAAAATGTCGGCAGTTCCTAA
- the LOC130720425 gene encoding beta-fructofuranosidase, insoluble isoenzyme CWINV3-like isoform X1: MSEKQPYRTSYHFQPQQNWMNVDPNGPMYHKGVYHFFYQYNPYAATFGEKMVWAHSVSYDLINWIHLNHALEPTEPYDINSCISGSVTILPGEVPAIFYTGIDDKKHQVQNLAFPKNLSDPFLREWEKHPQNPVLTPPAGVEVDNFRDPSTAWKGEDGKWRVVIGAHHGDEGKVILFQSEDFINWTLYPIPKPFFAIDNTGVECPDFFPVSINSTNGVDTSVQNPGVRHVLKISHQEKQLEYYFIGKYDSDHENFIPDVKFTGTSLDLCLDYGNFYASKSFFDYAKSRRILWGWVKENETSQDDIKKGWAGLQSIPRQIWLDKSGKQLVQWPIEEVEKLRGTQISIKGEKLLSGSTLEVSGITASQEKVLFELPELERAEWLDASEVDPQLLCSQEYASRSGIIGPFGLLALASEDLTEQTAVFFRIYRAPNRYVCLMCSDQSRSSLRKDLDQTTYATIFDIDPNLKTISLKSLIDHSIIENFGERGRACITSRVYPSLAIDKDAHLYVFNNGVQSVVITELNAWSMKQAELGHEENVGSS, encoded by the exons ATGTCTGAAAAACAACCATACCGAACTTCTTATCACTTTCAGCCCCAGCAAAACTGGATGAACG TAGATCCAAATG GGCCTATGTACCACAAAGGTGTTTACCATTTTTTCTACCAATATAATCCCTATGCAGCAACCTTCGGAGAAAAGATGGTGTGGGCTCACTCTGTATCCTATGATCTCATCAATTGGATTCACTTGAATCATGCTCTTGAACCAACTGAACCCTATGACATCAATAGTTGCATATCAGGTTCTGTCACTATTCTTCCAGGGGAAGTACCTGCCATTTTTTACACAGGGATTGATGATAAGAAGCATCAAGTACAGAACTTGGCATTTCCAAAGAATCTCTCAGACCCTTTCTTGAGGGAATGGGAGAAACACCCTCAAAACCCTGTCTTGACTCCACCTGCTGGAGTTGAAGTGGATAATTTCAGAGACCCTTCCACTGCTTGGAAGGGAGAGGATGGAAAATGGAGAGTAGTCATTGGTGCTCACCATGGTGATGAAGGCAAAGTGATTCTCTTCCAAAGTGAAGATTTTATTAATTGGACATTGTATCCAATTCCAAAACCCTTTTTTGCAATAGACAATACTGGAGTTGAATGCCCTGATTTCTTTCCTGTGTCCATAAATAGCACAAATGGGGTTGATACCTCTGTCCAAAATCCTGGTGTTAGGCATGTGTTGAAGATAAGCCATCAAGAAAAACAGCTTGAGTACTATTTTATTGGTAAATATGACTCTGATCACGAAAACTTCATTCCTGATGTTAAATTCACAGGAACTAGTCTGGACTTATGTTTAGACTATGGTAACTTTTATGCTTCCAAGTCATTTTTTGACTATGCCAAGAGCAGGAGAATATTGTGGGGATGggtgaaggaaaatgaaacctcACAGGATGATATTAAAAAAGGATGGGCTGGGCTGCAG TCTATTCCAAGGCAAATTTGGCTAGACAAAAGTGGGAAGCAATTGGTACAGTGGCCAATTGAAGAGGTGGAAAAACTACGTGGCACACAAATTAGTATAAAGGGTGAGAAACTCCTTAGTGGATCAACTCTTGAAGTCTCTGGCATCACGGCATCACAGGAAA AAGTGTTGTTTGAGCTACCTGAACTGGAAAGGGCAGAGTGGTTGGATGCTAGTGAAGTTGATCCCCAACTACTTTGTAGCCAAGAATATGCATCAAGAAGTGGCATAATAGGACCATTTGGTTTGTTAGCCTTGGCTTCAGAGGATCTCACAGAGCAAACTGCAGTGTTTTTCAGAATTTATAGAGCTCCCAACAGATATGTATGCCTGATGTGCAGTGACCAGAGCAG GTCTTCACTGCGCAAGGACCTTGATCAAACCACGTATGCAACTATCTTCGACATTGATCCCAATCTCAAAACGATTTCACTCAAAAGCTTG ATTGATCACTCCATTATTGAGAATTTCGGGGAGAGAGGAAGAGCTTGCATCACTAGTAGAGTTTATCCCTCGTTGGCTATAGACAAAGATGCACATCTTTATGTATTCAACAATGGAGTACAGAGTGTCGTGATCACTGAACTCAATGCTTGGAGCATGAAGCAAGCTGAGCTTGGCCATGAGGAAAATGTCGGCAGTTCCTAA
- the LOC130720425 gene encoding beta-fructofuranosidase, insoluble isoenzyme CWINV3-like isoform X2, protein MSEKQPYRTSYHFQPQQNWMNDPNGPMYHKGVYHFFYQYNPYAATFGEKMVWAHSVSYDLINWIHLNHALEPTEPYDINSCISGSVTILPGEVPAIFYTGIDDKKHQVQNLAFPKNLSDPFLREWEKHPQNPVLTPPAGVEVDNFRDPSTAWKGEDGKWRVVIGAHHGDEGKVILFQSEDFINWTLYPIPKPFFAIDNTGVECPDFFPVSINSTNGVDTSVQNPGVRHVLKISHQEKQLEYYFIGKYDSDHENFIPDVKFTGTSLDLCLDYGNFYASKSFFDYAKSRRILWGWVKENETSQDDIKKGWAGLQSIPRQIWLDKSGKQLVQWPIEEVEKLRGTQISIKGEKLLSGSTLEVSGITASQEKVLFELPELERAEWLDASEVDPQLLCSQEYASRSGIIGPFGLLALASEDLTEQTAVFFRIYRAPNRYVCLMCSDQSRSSLRKDLDQTTYATIFDIDPNLKTISLKSLIDHSIIENFGERGRACITSRVYPSLAIDKDAHLYVFNNGVQSVVITELNAWSMKQAELGHEENVGSS, encoded by the exons ATGTCTGAAAAACAACCATACCGAACTTCTTATCACTTTCAGCCCCAGCAAAACTGGATGAACG ATCCAAATG GGCCTATGTACCACAAAGGTGTTTACCATTTTTTCTACCAATATAATCCCTATGCAGCAACCTTCGGAGAAAAGATGGTGTGGGCTCACTCTGTATCCTATGATCTCATCAATTGGATTCACTTGAATCATGCTCTTGAACCAACTGAACCCTATGACATCAATAGTTGCATATCAGGTTCTGTCACTATTCTTCCAGGGGAAGTACCTGCCATTTTTTACACAGGGATTGATGATAAGAAGCATCAAGTACAGAACTTGGCATTTCCAAAGAATCTCTCAGACCCTTTCTTGAGGGAATGGGAGAAACACCCTCAAAACCCTGTCTTGACTCCACCTGCTGGAGTTGAAGTGGATAATTTCAGAGACCCTTCCACTGCTTGGAAGGGAGAGGATGGAAAATGGAGAGTAGTCATTGGTGCTCACCATGGTGATGAAGGCAAAGTGATTCTCTTCCAAAGTGAAGATTTTATTAATTGGACATTGTATCCAATTCCAAAACCCTTTTTTGCAATAGACAATACTGGAGTTGAATGCCCTGATTTCTTTCCTGTGTCCATAAATAGCACAAATGGGGTTGATACCTCTGTCCAAAATCCTGGTGTTAGGCATGTGTTGAAGATAAGCCATCAAGAAAAACAGCTTGAGTACTATTTTATTGGTAAATATGACTCTGATCACGAAAACTTCATTCCTGATGTTAAATTCACAGGAACTAGTCTGGACTTATGTTTAGACTATGGTAACTTTTATGCTTCCAAGTCATTTTTTGACTATGCCAAGAGCAGGAGAATATTGTGGGGATGggtgaaggaaaatgaaacctcACAGGATGATATTAAAAAAGGATGGGCTGGGCTGCAG TCTATTCCAAGGCAAATTTGGCTAGACAAAAGTGGGAAGCAATTGGTACAGTGGCCAATTGAAGAGGTGGAAAAACTACGTGGCACACAAATTAGTATAAAGGGTGAGAAACTCCTTAGTGGATCAACTCTTGAAGTCTCTGGCATCACGGCATCACAGGAAA AAGTGTTGTTTGAGCTACCTGAACTGGAAAGGGCAGAGTGGTTGGATGCTAGTGAAGTTGATCCCCAACTACTTTGTAGCCAAGAATATGCATCAAGAAGTGGCATAATAGGACCATTTGGTTTGTTAGCCTTGGCTTCAGAGGATCTCACAGAGCAAACTGCAGTGTTTTTCAGAATTTATAGAGCTCCCAACAGATATGTATGCCTGATGTGCAGTGACCAGAGCAG GTCTTCACTGCGCAAGGACCTTGATCAAACCACGTATGCAACTATCTTCGACATTGATCCCAATCTCAAAACGATTTCACTCAAAAGCTTG ATTGATCACTCCATTATTGAGAATTTCGGGGAGAGAGGAAGAGCTTGCATCACTAGTAGAGTTTATCCCTCGTTGGCTATAGACAAAGATGCACATCTTTATGTATTCAACAATGGAGTACAGAGTGTCGTGATCACTGAACTCAATGCTTGGAGCATGAAGCAAGCTGAGCTTGGCCATGAGGAAAATGTCGGCAGTTCCTAA